The genomic stretch GGGTGCGCGGCAAGCCTTGCCTGCTATCGCGCCGTCGCGCGTCACCGATTTTGGCGGCGGCATCATTACGCCCGGTTTTATCGACTGCCATACCCATCTGGTGTTTGGCGGCGATCGCAGCGGTGAATTCGAGCAGCGCCTCAACGGCGTCAGCTATGCCGATATCGCCGCGGCGGGCGGCGGCATTCTCGCCACCGTCAACGCTACCCGGCAGGCGGACCACGACAGCCTGTTCGCCTCGGCGCTCGCACGCTTGCGGCCGTTACTGGCCGAAGGCGTCACCACGCTGGAGATCAAATCCGGCTACGGGCTGGATGTGAACAGCGAACTGAAAATGCTGCGGGTGATCCGCGCGCTGGGCAGGCAACAACCGGTGCAGATCGTCTCGACCTGTCTGGCCGCCCACGCCATCCCGCCGGAGTTCCGGCAGCAACCGGAGGCGTGGATCGATCTCGTCTGCCGCGAACTGCTGCCGGCGGTGGTCAGCGAAGGGCTGGCCGACGCCGTCGATGCCTTCTGCGAGCATCTGGCGTTCAGCCCGGCGCAGGTAGAGCGGCTGTTTCAGGCGGCGCAAACGCATAAACTGCCGGTCAAACTGCATGCCGAGCAGTTATCGTCGTTGCATGGCAGCGCGCTTGCCGCACGCTTTCAGGCGTTGTCCGCCGACCATCTGGAATACGCCACCGAGCAGGATGTGGCGGCAATGGCGGCGGCAGGTACCGTCGCGGTGCTGTTGCCCGGCGCCTATTATCTGCTGCGGGAAACGCAATGCCCGCCGGTCGAGCAATTTCGCCGCTACGGCGTGCCGATGGCGATCGCCAGCGACTGCAACCCCGGCACCTCGCCCGCGCTGTCGCTGCGGCTGATGCTGAACATGGCCTGCACCCTGTTTCGACTGACGCCGGAAGAAGCGCTGGCCGGAGTAACGTTGCACGCCGCCCGCGCGCTGGGGCTGGAGCAGAGCCACGGCTCGCTGGAAACCGGCAAGGTGGCGGATTTCGTACACTGGCCGCTGGCGCGCCCGGCGGAACTGGTTTACTGGCTGGGCGGTCAACTGCCCTGCACTACGATTTTTCGCGGAGAACAACGCCCATGACCCCGTTTACCTTTATCGAGGGCGACAGCCCGCTGCTGCTCAGCATTCCCCACGCCGGCACCGACCTGACGCCGGAGGTGGCCGACGGGCTCAGCCCGGCCGCGCGGCCGCTGTCGGATACCGACTGGCATATCCCGCAACTGTACGATTTCGCCCGCGGGCTGGGTGCCAGCGTGCTGGCGGCCAACTATTCGCGTTTTGTCATCGACCTGAACCGTCCGGCCGACGATCAGCCGCTGTATACCACCGCCACCACCGGCCTGTTTCCGGACGTACTGTTCGACGGCACCCCGGCATTCCTGGCCGACCGCGCGCCGTCGGAAACAGTGCGTGCCGGTTATCTGCGCGATATCTGGCAGCCTTATCATCAGCAAATCCAGCAGCAACTGGCGCGTATCAAGCAGCGCCACGGCTATGCGCTGCTGTTCGACGCCCACTCCATCGCTTCACGTATTCCACGTTTGTTTGACGGCCAACTGCCGGATTTGAACCTCGGCACCAATGGCGGTCTCAGCAGCGCGCCCGAAATCGAAGCCGCGCTGCTGGAGGCGTGTCAGTCACAGTACCACTGGAGCTGGGTACTGAACGGCCGATTCCGCGGCGGCTATATCACCCGAGCCTACGGCCAGCCGGAGCAGCATCAGTATGCGCTGCAGTTGGAACTGGCGCAGTGCAACTATATGAGCGAACAGGCGCCGTTCGCCTGGCAACCGGCCAAAGCGCGGGAACTGCAACCGATGCTGGAACGCATCGTGCGTACCTTTATGGACACGGCGGCCAGGCTGCATCACGGCTGACCGCCGGTTTATCACAGAGGCAGGCCCACCCGGGCATTACCGCTATCGGCCACCACAAAGCGATCGACGGTTTCTTTCATGTCGCCGGCCTGCCTGTCGAGCAATTGGCTGGCGCTGGCCGCCTGCGACACCAGCGCCGCATTCTGCTGCGTCACCTGTTCCAGTTGATTCAGCGCCAGATGCACCTGATCCACGCCAAGCGACTGCTCCCGCGCCGCGGTGGCGATATCGCTGACAAAATCCCGCACCTGCGACGTACTGGTCATGATCTGCTTCATGGTTTCGCTGCTGCGCGTAACCAGCGTCACGCCTGCATGCACCTGGTCGATACTGCCGGAAATCAGCTCCCTGATACGCTGCGACTCGCCGGCGCTGCGCTGGGCGAGATTGCGCACCTCTGTCGCCACCACGGCAAACCCACGCCCTTGCTCGCCTGCCCGGGCCGCTTCCACCGACGCATTGAGCGCCAGCAGGTTGGTCTGAAACGCGATGGCGTCAATCGCCGCGGTGATTTGCGACATCTGCTCGCTGGACTGGCGAATCAGCGCCATCGTTTCACTGGCCTGCAATGTGACCTGATCGGCCACGCCAATCTGCTCTTCCATGATTTTCATCAGTTCCGACGCCTGAGCGGCGTAATCGGCAGTCTGTTTCACCGCCACGGTAATCTGTTCCATGCTGCTGGCGGTTTCCACCAGCGACGCCGCCTGTTCGTCGGTCCGCTGCGCCAGATCCTGATTACCCTGTGCGATTTCATTGCTGGCGCGCTCCACCAACCCGGCGCTCTGCTTAATGGTACACACCACATGTTCGATATTTTCCAGCGACCGGTTATAGGCCCGATTCAACTGCGACAGTTCATCTTTACCCTGAACATCCAGCCGACACGTCAGGTCATTGCCCATTTCATCAATGGTTTTCAGCGTCGAGGTCAATTGCTGATAGACATTGCGCGCCACCAGCACCGCCAGCAGCAGCGCCAGCAACAACGCCGCCACCGCGCCGCCCAGATAACCGTACCCGCTCAGCCGGGCCTGTTTTTCCAGCGTGTCCGCCCAGCTCAGCAAATCCGTCGATGCCGCATCCTCAATGGCTTTCAACTGGTCGATGCGCTGTGTCTGCTGTGTGAACCATTCGTTGGCGTCAACCCCAAATCCTCCGGTCGCGGCTTTGGCAAACGCGGTATCGCGCATTTTCAGCGCCGGTTGCGCCGTCGCACTGCTCAGTGAGTCCTGCATACGCTGACTGAGCGCCGGTTGGGCGAACTGATTGAAAGCATTGGTGTACGCGCTTTCCATGCCGACCAGTTGGCTGAAA from Dickeya fangzhongdai encodes the following:
- the hutG gene encoding N-formylglutamate deformylase, whose translation is MTPFTFIEGDSPLLLSIPHAGTDLTPEVADGLSPAARPLSDTDWHIPQLYDFARGLGASVLAANYSRFVIDLNRPADDQPLYTTATTGLFPDVLFDGTPAFLADRAPSETVRAGYLRDIWQPYHQQIQQQLARIKQRHGYALLFDAHSIASRIPRLFDGQLPDLNLGTNGGLSSAPEIEAALLEACQSQYHWSWVLNGRFRGGYITRAYGQPEQHQYALQLELAQCNYMSEQAPFAWQPAKARELQPMLERIVRTFMDTAARLHHG
- a CDS encoding methyl-accepting chemotaxis protein — its product is MLRLSSLSIRYKFALALMPLLVALLWFSASGVLERRQTEQDMAQFSQLLSLAQRAGNAAHALQRERGMSSGFIGSKGQKFADPLRTQRVETDKALAALWESQSALALSSSAGGIAQRLNRLQERLQTLSSLRAQVDGFSLPTSQVVGWYTANVSDLIALVGDMSHLVTNGGLVTRVAAYYNVLNIKEQAGIMRALLSEVFAVDRFAPGQYERFSQLVGMESAYTNAFNQFAQPALSQRMQDSLSSATAQPALKMRDTAFAKAATGGFGVDANEWFTQQTQRIDQLKAIEDAASTDLLSWADTLEKQARLSGYGYLGGAVAALLLALLLAVLVARNVYQQLTSTLKTIDEMGNDLTCRLDVQGKDELSQLNRAYNRSLENIEHVVCTIKQSAGLVERASNEIAQGNQDLAQRTDEQAASLVETASSMEQITVAVKQTADYAAQASELMKIMEEQIGVADQVTLQASETMALIRQSSEQMSQITAAIDAIAFQTNLLALNASVEAARAGEQGRGFAVVATEVRNLAQRSAGESQRIRELISGSIDQVHAGVTLVTRSSETMKQIMTSTSQVRDFVSDIATAAREQSLGVDQVHLALNQLEQVTQQNAALVSQAASASQLLDRQAGDMKETVDRFVVADSGNARVGLPL
- the hutI gene encoding imidazolonepropionase, translated to MTIVCDSLWLGADLVTLRGGRYQVIEDGALAVTDGRIVWLGARQALPAIAPSRVTDFGGGIITPGFIDCHTHLVFGGDRSGEFEQRLNGVSYADIAAAGGGILATVNATRQADHDSLFASALARLRPLLAEGVTTLEIKSGYGLDVNSELKMLRVIRALGRQQPVQIVSTCLAAHAIPPEFRQQPEAWIDLVCRELLPAVVSEGLADAVDAFCEHLAFSPAQVERLFQAAQTHKLPVKLHAEQLSSLHGSALAARFQALSADHLEYATEQDVAAMAAAGTVAVLLPGAYYLLRETQCPPVEQFRRYGVPMAIASDCNPGTSPALSLRLMLNMACTLFRLTPEEALAGVTLHAARALGLEQSHGSLETGKVADFVHWPLARPAELVYWLGGQLPCTTIFRGEQRP